The Parafrankia discariae genomic sequence CCGTGATGGTGGGCGGCGCGGTCAGGAACGGGCGTACCTCCAGCCACTCGTGGATCGGCTTCCCACCGGCCCCGGGGGCGGCCGACAGCTCCCCGGCCAGCTCGACGGCGCGTTCCTGGCTGTCGACGTCGATCACCATCCAGCCGGCGATGAGGTCCTTGGTCTCGGCGAACGGGCCGTCGGTGACCGGCGGACGGCCCTCGCCGTCATACCGGACCCACATCCCCTCGGGGGCGAGCGCCTGGCCGTC encodes the following:
- a CDS encoding YciI family protein, translating into MAKYLLLKHYRGAPASANDVSMDQWTPEEISAHIQYMNDFAARLEGTGEFVDGQALAPEGMWVRYDGEGRPPVTDGPFAETKDLIAGWMVIDVDSQERAVELAGELSAAPGAGGKPIHEWLEVRPFLTAPPTITE